The sequence GCCTGCGACCAGGACACGATAAAATTGACCACTCCGTCCCACTACCTTGACGAGAACAAGAGGAACCAGGTCATAGAGCCATCTATGAGCAGCTGGGGATATAAGGGATACAATGAGGTCTGGCTGGAGGGCAGCAACGACTGGATATACAGGCATCTGCACAAGGCCGCGGAAAGGATGATGGAGTTGGCCAATGATGCTGTGAGGTCGAATAATAATTCTCCCCAAAAAATACGAGCGCTCAACCAGGCAGCCAGAGAACTCCTTCTGGCTCAGGCCTCGGACTGGGCCTTTATCATGAAGACCGGAACTACCGTGCCTTATGCCGTAAAAAGGACCAAAGACCACATAGAAAGGTTCACAAAACTTTATGAGATGCTCAAGTCAGGCAATATTGACGAGGGATATCTGGCCGATATAGGATCAAAGGACAATCTTTTCCCCGATCTGGACTACCGGGTCTATTGTACATAGCTTATGAAAGCAGTACTCATGGCGGGCGGGATGGGCACCAGGCTCCATCCTCTTACTGTTGACAGACCCAAACCGCTGGTTCCGGTCTGCGGCAGGCCTATCATGTCGCATGTCCTTTCCTGGCTCAAAAAACACGGAGTAGAAGAGATAATAGTTCTCTTATACCACCAGCCGCAGCAGATAAAGGACTATTTCGGGGACGGGTCTTCCCACGGAGTAAAACTTTCTTATATTGAAGCAAAAGAGGACCTTGGAACGGCCGGCGCCGTAAAACTGGCCGAAGGCCTGCTCACTTCCGATTTTTTGGTGCTGAGCGCTGATGTGATCTCTGATATAGACCTGACCGCTCTTGCTGAGTTTCATAAAAAGAACGTCACTCTGGCAACAATATCTCTAACCAGGGTAAAGAACCCTCTGCAGTACGGGATAGTCATCACCGAACCCGACGGGCGTATCAAGGCTTTTCTTGAAAAACCTTCCTGGGCAGAGGTATTCAGCGACACAGTCAATACGGGGATCTATGTTCTAAAAAAGGAAGCCCTGGACCAGGTGCCATGCGGACGGTTCTTTGACTTTAGCCAGGACCTCTTTCCGAAGTTCCTTAAAGAGCACAAAAAGGTCTTCGGTTTTGTGGACAGCGGTTATTGGAAAGACATCGGCAATTTGATAGAATATAAAAACTCCCACGGCGATCTGCTTAAAGGCAAAAGCCTTTTTCCTGCGTCGCTAAGAACGGGGCCGGAGGTCCAGATAGAGAATTCCTGCATCGGTGAAGGATGCAAAATAGGGCAGGGAAGCAGGCTGGTGAATTGCGTCGTCTGGGATAATGTTGAAATAGGCAAAGAGTGTTTCCTTAAAGACGCGGTGGTGGCAAGCGGCTGTTTTATAGGCGACGGCAGCATTCTTGAAGAGGGGAGCGTGCTCGGCCGCGGCTGCAGGGTCTCTTCCGGGGTCAGGGTCCTTCCATTTGTCAAGATCTGGCCGGATAAAGAAATAGAAAAGGGCAGCACGGTGAACAAAACAGTTGTCTGGAGAGAAAAGTGGTCCAACGCGATTTTTGGCGCGTTCGGGGTCACGGGGAAATGCAATATAGAGATAACCCCCGAATTTGCCGCCAAACTGGGTTCTGCCTACGGAGCAATGCTCGGCAAGGGTTCTTCCGCTGTATGTTCCATGGACGGACACAAATCTTCAAGGATGATATACAGGGCGCTTATTGCCGGTGTCCTGTCCTCGGGGGTCAACATCTCTAATATTGAGACCGTGCCGATCCCGATCAACCGGTACTTTCTCAAATCGCTTTCATGCAATGGCGGCTTCCATGTAAGAAAGTCGCCGTTCGACAATGAAGTTATAGACATAAAGTTCTTCGACTTTGACGGTATGGACCTGTCAACTTCAAAAGAAAAAACAATAGAGCGCCTTTTCTGGGGGGAGGATTATCTGCGGGCTGCCATAGAGGAAACAGGAGAGCTCACTTTTCCCTTTTGCAGGGTGACCGAAGAATACAAAGAAGGTGTGCTTCACTACATAGACAGCAGCTGCATCAGGAAAAGGGGCTTTAAGATAGTGGT is a genomic window of Candidatus Margulisiibacteriota bacterium containing:
- a CDS encoding sugar phosphate nucleotidyltransferase, translated to MKAVLMAGGMGTRLHPLTVDRPKPLVPVCGRPIMSHVLSWLKKHGVEEIIVLLYHQPQQIKDYFGDGSSHGVKLSYIEAKEDLGTAGAVKLAEGLLTSDFLVLSADVISDIDLTALAEFHKKNVTLATISLTRVKNPLQYGIVITEPDGRIKAFLEKPSWAEVFSDTVNTGIYVLKKEALDQVPCGRFFDFSQDLFPKFLKEHKKVFGFVDSGYWKDIGNLIEYKNSHGDLLKGKSLFPASLRTGPEVQIENSCIGEGCKIGQGSRLVNCVVWDNVEIGKECFLKDAVVASGCFIGDGSILEEGSVLGRGCRVSSGVRVLPFVKIWPDKEIEKGSTVNKTVVWREKWSNAIFGAFGVTGKCNIEITPEFAAKLGSAYGAMLGKGSSAVCSMDGHKSSRMIYRALIAGVLSSGVNISNIETVPIPINRYFLKSLSCNGGFHVRKSPFDNEVIDIKFFDFDGMDLSTSKEKTIERLFWGEDYLRAAIEETGELTFPFCRVTEEYKEGVLHYIDSSCIRKRGFKIVVDYAFGSASQVFPTVLGELGCETVAINSHLEKTKLTKSKEEFDRYLNQLSQIVTSLKADLGIMFDSGAEKVFIVDEKGKILEGQTALAFVTALVLISDTPKTIAVPVNASFAVDDLAKNSGTKVIRTKTSIRAMMEGAMSGGVGFLGEPVGGYIFPGFKPYFDAMLATAKILELLARSGKKASQITDSLPRTCFRKEKLNCENESKGSVIRKLVESSSGSQTDLTDGFKVIFDEGWALVHAHPDKPELHITAEANDPVSCDRIFDDLSREVRKMLGQKQ